From the genome of candidate division TA06 bacterium:
GAATATGTTCTTAAAAAAGGAAAATAATCGGTTTGAAATCTGTGTTTGAATCATATAGAAAGGCACCCATGTTTCGTATACTCTGCAAATCCAAGATCCACCGCGCCACCCTGACCGGGGCCAACCTGCACTACTCCGGCTCCATCGCCGTTGACGAGACTCTGATGGAAGCCGCCGACATCCTGCCCAACGAGATCGTGCAGGTGGTGAACATCAACAACGGGAACCGCTTTGAGACCTATGTCATCAAGGCCCCCAAGAGGTCGGGCACCATCACCCTGAACGGGGCGGCGGCGCGGCTGGGCCTGGCCGGCGACAAGGTGATCATCATCTCCTCCTGCTACAAGGAGGACGCCGAGGCCAGAAAGCACCAGCCCAAGATCGTCTGCGTGGACGACAAGAACCGCATCGCCAAGAAGACCAAGCTATGACCAGGGACTGCATCTGCCTGATACTGGCGGCGGGCCAGGGGACAAGGATGAAGTCGGACCTGGCCAAGGTCCTGCATCCTTTGTGCGGGAAGCCGCTGGTGGAGCATGTGGTCCGCTCGGCCCAAGCGGCCGGGGTGGCCCGGACCGTGGTCATCGTCGGCCACCAGGCCGAGAAGGTCAGGGAATCACTGAAGGGCCTGGAGGTTGAGTTCGTGCTTCAGGCCGAACAGAAGGGCACCGGCCATGCGGTGATGCAGTCCCTGCCCCTAATCGAAAAATTCGCCGGCGAACTGCTGGTGCTCTATGGCGACGTGCCGCTGATAAAACCGGCCACCATTGTCTCCCTGCTCAAAAAGCACCGGGAGGAGCGCAACGCCTGCACCATGCTGACCACTATCATCGGCCAGCCGGGAGGCTACGGCCGGGTGATCCGGGATGCAGGAGGCTATGTCACCAAGATCGTGGAGGCCAAAGACGCGTCACCGGAAGAACTGGCGGTCAATGAGATCAACCCGGCCATCTACGTTTTCGAGAACCAAAAACTGGTGGAAGCGCTGGGGCTTTTACAACCCAACAACAAGCAGGGCGAATATTACCTGACCGACGTGATCGGAATATTCAAGCAGCAGGGGAAAAGGATCGCGGCCCAGGTTGTCGAAGACAGCCGGGAAGTGCTGGGGATCAATACCCCGGAGGAACTGGCCGAGTGCGAGAGATACTTGTCACAAAGGCAGTAAATGTACCAAAT
Proteins encoded in this window:
- a CDS encoding aspartate 1-decarboxylase, with amino-acid sequence MFRILCKSKIHRATLTGANLHYSGSIAVDETLMEAADILPNEIVQVVNINNGNRFETYVIKAPKRSGTITLNGAAARLGLAGDKVIIISSCYKEDAEARKHQPKIVCVDDKNRIAKKTKL
- a CDS encoding NTP transferase domain-containing protein, with translation MTRDCICLILAAGQGTRMKSDLAKVLHPLCGKPLVEHVVRSAQAAGVARTVVIVGHQAEKVRESLKGLEVEFVLQAEQKGTGHAVMQSLPLIEKFAGELLVLYGDVPLIKPATIVSLLKKHREERNACTMLTTIIGQPGGYGRVIRDAGGYVTKIVEAKDASPEELAVNEINPAIYVFENQKLVEALGLLQPNNKQGEYYLTDVIGIFKQQGKRIAAQVVEDSREVLGINTPEELAECERYLSQRQ